AACAGTGAGCAGCCGATTTGGGCAGAGAAAGCCTTTGTTACTGGTGGTTTTCGTTGGAGCGGTGAGCGTTTAGCTGTTCAGAATGTCGGTGGTCTGCTTAAAATGACGGTTCCTCTTGGCGATGTTATGGTTTTCAATGGAAAATATTTGAAAGCTGTACCCAAGGCTAAATTTATGCGTGAGTATCGTGTGGATTGAGAATTTCACAAAGACTAAAGTTTAACAAAAAGGAAAAAATATGACTGAATTTAAAAATATTGTCGTAACTGGTGGAGCGGGCTTCATTGGTTCAAATTTTGTACACTATGTTTATAATAATCATCCAGATGTACACATCACAGTTTTGGATAAATTAACTTATGCAGGAAATGTTAATAACATCAATATGCTCTTTGACAGTGGACGCGTGGAGCTTGTAGTGGGCGATATTGCTGACGCTGAAATCGTGGATCAAGTGGCTTCAAAAGCAGATGCTATTGTGCATTATGCGGCTGAAAGTCATAATGACAACTCGTTGAAATCACAAGATGAGTTCATTCACACCAACTTTATCGGAACTTACACTTTGATCCAAGCGGCGCGCAAGTATGATTTGCGTTTCCACCATGTATCAACTGATGAAGTTTATGGCGATTTGCCTTATCGTGAAGATTTGCCAGGTCATGGTGAAGGTGAAGGGGAGAAATTCACTGATCATACGCCTTACAATCCATCAAGTCCATACAGCTCAACAAAAGCAGCTTCTGACTTGATTGTGCGTGCTTGGGTGCGTTCGTTTGGCTTGAAAGCGACGATTTCAAACTGTTCAAACAACTATGGTCCTTACCAACACATCGAAAAATTTATTCCTCGTCAAATCACAAATATTCTC
The DNA window shown above is from Lactococcus sp. S-13 and carries:
- the rfbB gene encoding dTDP-glucose 4,6-dehydratase, which gives rise to MTEFKNIVVTGGAGFIGSNFVHYVYNNHPDVHITVLDKLTYAGNVNNINMLFDSGRVELVVGDIADAEIVDQVASKADAIVHYAAESHNDNSLKSQDEFIHTNFIGTYTLIQAARKYDLRFHHVSTDEVYGDLPYREDLPGHGEGEGEKFTDHTPYNPSSPYSSTKAASDLIVRAWVRSFGLKATISNCSNNYGPYQHIEKFIPRQITNILSGIKPKLYGDGKNVRDWIHTEDHSSGVWTILTKGRMGETYLIGADGEKNNKEVLEDILARMGKNADDYDRVTDRAGHDLRYAIDNTKLRTELGWTPKHTDFESGLQATIDWYRENENWWKAEKEAVEAKYAETQKVLDK